TATGGACATTTTGTTAAGAAACGCAGTATAAAATGGTGCTTGTTAAACCTGTTCAACAGGTGTAAGAGAGAATAAGAAATGAGTTACTACTGGCTGAGTTTGTCCTGCTCTGATGTAATTGTTGTACTGCGTCACTAGCAGGTGCATGACAGAAAATAAATCATAGCTAAAGTACAGGTGGAGTTTTTCTGATCTTTTAATACGGATACTCACCTATGGAGCAAAGACAGGTATGAATACTGTAATACTGAACAAAATGTTCTCTAACATGGATATACTGGTATATaacaaacatatacatatttatttcttGAATTTCAAGTGTGTCATTAGTTCTTTTTGTGGTTGgtttttaaaacaacagtttttttgttgttgttattgttaatataTTACTGTGAATGTATTACGTCTCACTTTATGATTCCTGTAATTATTTTTCTCTTAGTGATCAGCTTGTGTGTAACATTACAGTTATCTTGGTATTGTGTCCTAATAGTTACCTTAGTtacctataataataattaacacatATACATTCTAACTTAGAATTTATAAGTAGAATTAGTAAGATTATTTGGTtataaaaaagaaacagaattataaaaaaaataggcaGATAGCATGCGACTGAGTGAATCATTCAGTGTAGAATATGTAAAACATGTTCCAACTGGATGCTGTTAAAGAGAGAATAAGATCTGCAACATGCCATAAGAAGGAAGGGCAGGATCTGAACCTCACCGATTAATCCTGGTGAAAAATAGTGTATCACAGCATTATTTAGTAGAAATTGGTCATTGAGAATTATttcaaaagtattattattatttttgtgaaatctAAATGTGGAGGACAGATAAACAGCTTAAATGATCTGGATTTGGTCAGACTTACTATCAAAGCCTGTCACTGTGACCAATCTTTTTCACTttagtattttatgttgtttcatAAAAGTCTGTATCACAAGACCGTTTTCATAAATAGGTTTACAAAGCTTTTTCAAAGtattttttgtttggtttgcatcgagaaaagtaaaaaataagcACCTATGTCTGTGTTTCTGTTACCCTTCTGTGTGCGGGAGTGCATACTGTAAACTGTTAATatggaaatcaaaataaatataggTGCTATGCTGCTTTTGTGTGTAGTGTATTTGAAAACCAGTTTATAACAGGTGATGTTAAAAAAATACTCAGAGTAGTATACCAGAAATGTATCTTTGTATAGTGCTGAAGCCTGCTGTTACAGATGCATTGCAACTTTATTTACACATTGTGTGTAGTGTGAAACATGCCTAGTAAGGGTCTGCTTTCATTTCATCAAAGCAGTACAACAAATTCAATAGAAACAATGCACCTATGAATATAATGCATCTAAGTAGCTAGGAGACCAGACTGAGATGTCTGAATTACTCTGTCAACTCCATGCAacatcttgcttttttttttataaatgcaatatATGTATGTCTACAGGTGTGCGTATGGGCACTTTTAAACACTTATATGAATATGGTAAATAAATGAGGTTCATTGGATCAAGCATTAGGTCAGACGGGACTAAAAAAAGTAAAGGGAATATTGGTTTCTCCAGCTTCCAAATCCCAATGCAGTCATATCCACAGTCAAATACTAACTGATGTGTATCAGCAAGTTTGTGTCTCACATGGTAGTCCCCATGTCCAAATTTGCATCACAGACACATTCAAATGTACCAAAAATcagtattacaatttttaaacaagGTTCCAAAATCTTGTCATTTTTAGGGGAATTTATTTGAGAGAATAGTTACCAACTTACCAATAATTGCCCCCTCTGCTGGTGAGGAGGTGGTTGTGTTGCATCCAGAGAGATAGTCATATGAATGAATACATGTTTAAATTATAACTGTGTATAACTTCTGACAATGAAACCTGGtaatatatatactaaatatatataatgtttaatgtgtatttaatttGATGACAGATGAGAGCGAACAGTTTGTATAGAAATATAGACTTACAAATATCTTGCACTTATTTTATGAATACAGGCTGAGTCTCCTCCCTCATATGATTCTGTGGTGAATCACAACACGCCTCCTCCTTCATATCCGAGTCTTCAGACATTGTCAGCCACCCAAGACCAGCCGTACTACATAGCTCAGCCAGTACATCAAACACCTGCTCCTTGTGTAGTAGAGACAAGTAATATTTAACAGCACACACTATCTATACACACATACAGGgcttaaaacacagtaaaatagTTCAGTAAAATAAATTGAGGGAtcgttaaatattaaatatttttatctttatatctgtattaaataatttgtatcatttgtttatttgtgtcaGTAGTCTTTGTTGTTTCCTTTACTGCAGTCCCGACACAACGAAGTCAAATTCCTTCAAACAATACAAATATGAACAAAAGGTATTGCTATGGCGGGTCGAGTGGTACTGCTGTAATAGTTGTTCTGGTTGTAATTGCCGTCTGGCTGGGAGGTGagcatatattttaaagtatgtaacaATATTGACACGAAGAATAGCTTTTTACAGGTACAATTTTTTTCGACTCCTGCACAGTGCGTTATGGGCCATCACTGTGGGCTCTCTCagagaaagaaacagagacagacacatgTCCCCCTTTATCAGTCAACTGTGATGGGAAGAGAGACTGTTCTCAAGGCAGTGATGAATCTCGCTGTGGTCAGTGTCAATCACATGTCAATAATGAAATCTTCTTCCAGTTGGAAATGATAAACTGATTTGACTTTGTTTTTACAGTGCGGTTCGGTACAGCAAATGAACTGCAGGTCATGACCTCTAAGACCAAAAGCTTTCTTCCCGTCTGTGCACAGGGCTGGAATAAAACCATAGCAGACCAAACCTGCCAACAGCTCGGTTTCAGACAGTaagtataatatacacacacaaacgcacattaTTCCTGTGATCCGAAATATTTTTACAGTCAAGTCTTGTTTTTggaatttctataaaaaaaaatttttaactcttctatttttattacaatatttatatacaatatttatattattactttGTAATTTAAACTGAAACTAGCAATGAAAGCTGTCATGGCATTGAATCACAAACTTTATTAAGAAACAATATTAAGAATATCTGtatgaaatgtatgcatgtgtgtttcgGTTTGTGTGCTTTGCAGGAGTTATAAAGATGATGTCTTGCAAACCAGCTCATCCGCCTTTCAAAGTTTGAACAGTCAGTTTACAAATGCCATCCAAGGGAGCGTTAATATGAGGTAAAAACCAGAAATGTGTATAATTTGCTGCTGAAAACACAGAaagcagaaaaataaattaacCTACAGAAAACAAAATCACTCCAACAACAGCATGAAGCTATAGCCATCAGTGGATGTGTAATATATGTTAATGCTTAAGATTAtgccttacaaaaaaaaaatgctaataaggTAAACCTAATCTTCAGTGGGGCATAAgcagattttaaatgtaaaaaaaaaaatttaaagtaaaacaatcgaggtcatacaaattcatatgaattagccaGCAAAACATTAAATTGTTACGAATTGCCACCACATAgggttttgtatttttaattcattcaatttaaattcattcatttaaatatttaaaaagtatgaaTATGTATAATGATTCGGTATATTTAGAAACAGAAACATCACAACTGAAAATGCTCTTTTTGTCTCTACCACGTGTGTAACAATGTTGATTTAACTGTAGTGCATCCTGTCCTGGTCAGAAGACTGTGTCCCTGCAGTGCAGCAGTGAGTACCCTACACGACTGCTACATGTTATTGCTGCATGATAATGCTATCTAAGTCTAAACACTCTCTCCTATTCTTTCTCTGTTTAGAGTGTGGACAGCCATCAGTACCAAGGATCGTAGGGGGGAAAGTGGCTGCTGACGGTCAGTGGCCGTGGCAGGCCAGTCTGCATTTCCAAGGGGCTCACACATGTGGAGGAACTCTAGTGGCTCCAGACTTCATCATTACTGCTGCTCACTGCTTCCCCAAGTcagtatatattacattatatagacTGACAGAAGATATAATGACTAGTCTACACGTTGGAAATAATACTGTGGCCTGAAATTATAATTAAGATAAATGAGAACATTagcaaataatatacaaaaagcaTGGATGGATGTACAGATGATTGAATTTCCCTCCCCCCCCTTTCTTAGAGGAACATCCAGCTCTCAGTTGCCTAACTGGAAAGTGTATATTGGTTTGGTGTCCCAGCTCCAGCTTCCCAGCCCATATTATGTCAAACAAATCATTTTACATGAGAATTATGACTCAGCGACAAAAAACAATGATATTGCCTTGCTAAAACTCAGTAAACCTGCAAGTAAGTTTGTACATTTACACAGAATTATGAATCCACAAGTTGACATAACTGTAGCTATTAACCATACACATCACTGTCTAAATTACCATAACTATAAAAATCAAAGAGGTTCATCTGATCACTGACATGTTTTGTACATACGGTTAGGTAATATACAGCCTGTCTGCCTGCCTGTGTTTGGCCAGATGTTTCCTGCTGGGAAACAGTGCTGGACCACAGGTTTTGGACTTACCTTTGAAGGGGCAGGTATGTATGAATATGTATTTTGTGGTTAGAGTTTGGATGTAttgatttatgcatttataatacTGGCCTTTCTCCACGTGTGTTGCGCAGATAGTATCTCCACTTATTTGATGGAGGTCGCAGTAGACCTGATAGACTCAGCTGTGTGTAAATCAAATACTGTTTACGGCGGACGTATCACTGAGCAAATGCAGTGTGCAGGAGATCTTAAGGGGGGGAAAGACTCCTGCCAGGTTGGACACGTTCTCATATTCAAAAGCTTACAAATACTGCCACCTCTCGGTACAATATTATATTGCAGTTTGAACTTTGTACTGTTTTTAATGCGCTTTTCTAAGTTCATTCAGTATTATTTCATCTGTTttaatctcactctctctctccagggCGACAGTGGGGGTCCACTGGTGTGTAAAGTTGATGACAAATGGTATCTCACAGGCGTAACAAGTTGGGGCGATGGCTGTGGAAGGCAGAACCGTCCAGGGGTCTACAGTAATGTAGGGCAACTTTTAATGTGGATATATGGCAAGATGCAGGtaaacacacttttgcattttcacatgaaaaaaacattttgaattcatCATGAGTTAAAATACTTATATTTCATGTACAGTCCCTTTATCATTAcatttttctatctttttttctttctctctcggtTTCCTTAATTACAGCAACAGCGACCGTGACCTTCTACAACAATGAAGAACAAATCCTCATGTTCTACTCTGCCGTGTAAACATTTTTAtgtaccaaaatattttttttattttttttaaagtgacagtacACAGTAACATGCAATTttgcagtaaaaatatatatatatatatgtaaaaattttaattcattatttaaatcatGAAGATCCGACAAGTCTTTATTCCTTTTGTAAATGTATCTGTAAAGATGTTATGTTCTTGAATAAAAACATGCGATACATTACTGTATCTATCTGGAACAAAATACCAGAAAAGCTGTACAATTCTCTCTGAAAGCACTGTATATTGTGTATTATATGTCCTGAGCAGGTCTACTATTGAGGAGGAACTAATGTTTCCTAGCAATGCATGTTACATGTAAAGATTTccaataatattttaaactgaaTAAAGTGGAGCAGCATATTGAACTGAAGTCTCTTTCACTCTGAGAATAAAGAAGCAGGCTGCGATGGTTGTACTTtagatttttactgtaaaataaaactgtaatactgtTATTGAAGACAATTTCCTTTCCGTCTAAACTGTGAAAGTTGGTAGGATCTTTACTTAGTCAGAATCATTAACTTTAAAAGAATACACCACTTGGTCCCTTTGTACAAGCCAATAGATTTTATGTTATATCTTTTTAAAATGAGAGAGTGAGAAATCTCAAACCCGATCTTTATATGAACACTATTTTCCATTTGTACTTATTTGAAAACAAGAGTAAACAGAAGCAATCTGTAAGATTAAATACTCCCGTACAAAACTAAAGTGATTAGTTATGTATTTGTTCTACACTTCTTTATGTGTTCGTTAAAAAATGACAGATTAATTTTTAACCACCCACTGAAATAGATCTAACAGATAAACAAACAGT
Above is a window of Carassius carassius chromosome 4, fCarCar2.1, whole genome shotgun sequence DNA encoding:
- the LOC132130527 gene encoding transmembrane protease serine 13-like — translated: MEQRQAESPPSYDSVVNHNTPPPSYPSLQTLSATQDQPYYIAQPVHQTPAPCVVETIPTQRSQIPSNNTNMNKRYCYGGSSGTAVIVVLVVIAVWLGVRYGPSLWALSEKETETDTCPPLSVNCDGKRDCSQGSDESRCVRFGTANELQVMTSKTKSFLPVCAQGWNKTIADQTCQQLGFRQSYKDDVLQTSSSAFQSLNSQFTNAIQGSVNMSASCPGQKTVSLQCSKCGQPSVPRIVGGKVAADGQWPWQASLHFQGAHTCGGTLVAPDFIITAAHCFPKGTSSSQLPNWKVYIGLVSQLQLPSPYYVKQIILHENYDSATKNNDIALLKLSKPASNIQPVCLPVFGQMFPAGKQCWTTGFGLTFEGADSISTYLMEVAVDLIDSAVCKSNTVYGGRITEQMQCAGDLKGGKDSCQGDSGGPLVCKVDDKWYLTGVTSWGDGCGRQNRPGVYSNVGQLLMWIYGKMQQQRP